In Zingiber officinale cultivar Zhangliang chromosome 3A, Zo_v1.1, whole genome shotgun sequence, the DNA window TCCAGAGGAGAACATTGCGTTGTGTGCAGAAGAGGAGGAGGTGACTCCGCCGCCTCCATGGTGGTGGGGATGGTGCGGCGAGTAGGCCGAGAGGAGGCCGCTATGATCGACCCCATCCATGCTCGGTGGAGAGCAGAGCAGGGCAGGCGGGAGGGAGATGTGGGATTTGGGATGgggaatttttctaatttttttttcgatttttaaattatctctcttcccagataatgatttttttaataataataataataataataataattattattataatattggGCCAAAATGGATTGCCCAGCCCATCTCAGAAAACAATTGGATACGATGAATTGGGCCAAGCCCATATTTTGCCCTTTTTAGGTCAGCTCGGAAGAAAAGGATTAGTGAAGGCTGACAGTCGAGCTCGCCGCTCCGACTCCCAGGGCGACACCGAAAATGGCGGCTTTGAAGCTGTTCTCCCTTAGGAACGCACTCCGATCTACCGTTGCGCCTCAGGTCTGCCCTCTTATTCGGATGAACTCGCTGAGACGCCTGTCGACGGAGAGCCAAACGGTTCAGGATGCTTCGGACGATCCATTTCTTCGAACTCCGGAAGAAGGTGAGTTCAGTCGTTTAGTTTCTGCCTTGTCGTTGTGGATGCTTGCTGATCCTTGTTTACGCTGACTAAATTACTCCCTTTAGCAGTAGTTATCCTACATTTTTGCCTTTATGTGTCTGGTAAACCGTAACATTGCATCCTATGATAGCGGGCTTCTGTGGTCAGACATTcgatttttttctctctcttgatCATTTCTAACTCTCAAATTTATTTCTTGATTAAATTGGTATTTTCTTTCAAATGTATTTACATCACAGAACATGGCACTGGAAATTTGATGCTCATAACCTTTCTGTGTGCAGGTTTGATCTATGCAAAAGTGACCGGTATTGGGTGGAATACGCTGAAAACTGATGTTATTAATTTCTTTGACGAATCTAATTTGTCAACTGATGATATAAAGGTCGAATATACGAAGGCATACAATCCAGTTGGCATGTAGGTCTATCTTCCTCTTCTAAATTTGTGATTATTTGTATTATTTTTGATTGATTACTAGGGCTTTGTCTACTGAGGGGACGAAGAAGGCAAAGAAAGCAAGAGTGTTGAGGAAGGGAGAACGAAGGAAGGAGTGAGGGATTTTCTTTGGTTTATCCAAAAAAAGATAAAATGAGAAAAAACGGCAATAATAACCGttagatatttttgtcatttaccAAGATATGCATGGTTAGACTGGTCTTGAAGTTTTTATCTAAAGGGGATTTTGTCTCTTACTTTTGTTGCTTTGATTGAAACTTTTATGTGATCTACAAGGATACGGATGGTATTTAACTTTTATAAAACATCATGTATATTATCATGGAGAAACAAATATCTCTCAATTATCACTGTCAGTTATCAGCCGCATTTCATATCTCAGCAgttgaatcactatttcattctATTGATTTTTGTTACATTAGTAGATTAATTTGCTTATGTTCCAATCCTCTTTAGTTTGCCAGTTTGTGTTCATTCCTAATATTTGCATTAGGAATGACATATTTTTATTTACATTCTACAAGTTTATTCTTAATTTGTATGTAATATCAATTGTCTAATTCTTAAATTACTGTCTATAAGAATAGGTTGTTGCAGTTTTCTTCTCAGTCTGCATTTGACTTGGCACTAAAGCAAAATTCTAGGAAAGGTCGTCTATTCAAGATAGAGAAGGTAATAGAATGGAACCTAACCTGTCCTCCGGTAActggtatattttttaaaattcatagtTAAATGATCAAATGTACTATTATATGCAGGTTGATCGTTCCCATTGGGACCTAACAATCTCATATGATGGCAAAGCGGTGAGCAGactttcttatttctttattaaaaACTTCAAATCTCAGTTAAAGACATTTAAAAGCATTCTCCTGTTGATTCTTAATTGTGAAAAATTCATGAGTTTATTATGTCATTctcattcattttaaaaatttcaaattcagTTATTTGACACTTACAAGTATGATCCTATGATTCTTAATTATAAAAAACGTAAGCATCTGGTTAAATTCTACTGGGATCTGGGAATGATTCTCATTCGCCAGTGATTTCAACTTGATCCCAGAGTCTTAAGACAATGGAcatattctactattattttttttagattgacATTTAATAAGACATTCTAAATTCTTAGTCTTTGTTTCTAGTTTatattttagtttcagtttcattGGAACTGCTCTAATTAGGATTCACAAAAAAAAGATTATACTTGCAGTTTCCTAAAACATTGTCAAATCTGAATTTTCACAACTACAAAGTATTTTGGTCATTGGTTATTCTAAAACATTGGGCAGGTTATGCTGGAAGGACTCCCCCTGAATTCCACTATAGAGGATATTGAGCGATTTCTGTCGGGCTGCAACTTCGATCCCTCTAGATTCCAGACTTCTGTCAGGTTTTATGCTTACACTTTAGTTTTATCTATCTAGTTTTATCGTAATTAATGTACTTTTATTATTCAACTCTAATATATTTTACCTTTGCCTCATTGCAGGCCAGGTTTCCCAGATCCTGTAAAGCTTGCAATTGTCCACTTCATGTCGAGGATTGACGCAACAAATGCCTTTTGCTGGAAGAACAGGAATTTCTGCCAAAATAATCCAGTCTCAGTGCGGGTTCTCCAATAGATGACTTATCAATTGATTTTAGTgacatttttttcttttcaatgtgTATCCGAGTGCTGATGCTGGGACAAGTAGAAAGAGGATGCTGCTTTTGTTGTGATGTTGTTACTATAATGCTGCATTGTTCTATGTTACTACCTCTCAATAATAACTTGGTGAAATGCTGGGACACAAGTAGAAAGATTTTTTAGTATATGAACCTAGACGTGTAATTCGCATCATTACCTAGTCCTTTCTACAACACATGTTGCCTGTATGCCCCCTGGAATACAAATTTTACAATACGTAGTGCATCTCATTGTTCTTAAGCTGTATTTCTCCCTCAAGTAATTTCCTCTCATCCTGAGTTCAAATGCAATGATGATTTTGGCAGAAAACAATCCGCCAAAAACTGAGTATTCGACTTCAGTCCAGAGCATCTGATGGCCAAAGCTGACGCCACTTGGAGATCTCATCCTTGCTTTTCAGTTTTCTGATTTCTCTGTAGAATCCATCTGTTTCACTGCCTTCCTCCCTGTGATCCTTCCGATTAATGAATGCTTGTCTTCAAGTAGAGGCAATCAATCCAAGAGACTTCATTAATTTACTTCCATGGCGCCGTAATGGTAGAACAAGAGACGGTCCTCCTCAGTTCATCTGGATATTCCTCCCTAACCTCTGCTAAATCTCTCTTCGGATTAACAAAAATTGGTAGATTTAGAGGGGATCGAAGGGCTTTATAGGAAAAATCGAAGAGCAATGATATGTTAAGGAAAAAATTTCAATGAAAAGTACATATAAATTCATGTCCCACAATTTCATTTTTTTGGACCCTATCATTTATGTGCCTATTTTTGAACTTTTCATTGAGATTTTTTCCTTAAGCATATCAGTTTTCAAAATCGAATTTAGCTAGATATCCAATAATTGGTTGCCATAGAATCTATTGGCTTAttctctttaattaattaattaagacagCATGGTGGACAATCCAACGTTCCATTTATATCAAAATAAATCGCCATAGACTTGGAAGAGATAATTCATCCTCATCTCCCATTTCTGTAAGAGCATCTCCAATAGAGGATATTTGGAGGAGATATTTCTCTAAATATCCTCCCCATATTCCTCATTGTGGGGGATATTTGAGAGATGAATGGAAATTACCGGGCACAAATGTGCCCTTGTGGTGCCCACTATTTTGGTGGTTGCcactattttcaatttttttatttttttattttaattaaatatggtGGGTCCATCAAAAATGGTGGGTGTCgtgacttttaatttttttatttttttaatttaattaaattttgaacattaaaataaaaaaacaaatcaaACGTTAACGTTCGAAAAAATAACGTTCGGAAAATTAAACGTTCGAAAACTTAAACGTTGGGTAACGTTCAATTTCTCCCTATATGTATATTCTTTCTTTCATCTATTTTTCATTATTTCCATACCCATTACCTATCAAAAATTTGGAGAGAAATGGATAAAAATTCTGGTCATTATTTTAGGGATTTATTCAATTCTCCAAATTTGGTTGAACACATTTGTTAAACATGTCATTGTGATGAGtaaataattaatatattatatatgaaATATATTTAGTTATTCAATTCTGATTTTGTGAAATATTTGAACTATAttgtagtttttttaaaaatgtgtACGCCCGATGTTGTATtgttttcatttaaaaaaaatattaatattaaaataaatatattgaataattgtctaaaaaaatatttatgaataaatgatagacgaaatatattaaaaatatatattaattttatttaaatataaaattatatgtaAGTTAATAAAATGATCATGGgacccataaatatttgattggtggGATGTTTGATTGTGAAGTTGAAGATATTTGAGAGTGAGATATTTGATTGGTGGgatccataaatatttaaatggtaagatatttcattataaaaattaaaatatttaaataataaaatattaaaaaaatatatgaaaatgaaGACCACAACTATTTAGGAGAAATATTTCATACTATTATAGATGCTCTAATGAGCTGCTATTAGTTGGATTTGGATCCACGCAATCCAATTATAATAGTGTTTGAATTAAGGGATTGTTTAACGATTTGACCAAGCACTATTTTTTTACGATAAATAGACCCTGTGTGTCGTATGTGGTCGAATATGGACAGATGTCATGGGCATTAATTTGTGTGGGCGGACATTTTCATGCTTTGCTCAACCGGCAGATGCAACTTTTTTATATTTGACCACGCAAGCAAACATGGATATTTATGACTGTTCACGCTTTAAAAAAATCTGCTAAATTGTGCCGATAACGTCAACacgaaaagaaattaaaaaaggagataagaagaggaatgtttaagaagaaaatttttattaaaatttaagggTTAATCTTTTAATATTTGTTTTAATATTTGAACATGACTTTTATATAAATCATAATCTAAatcttaaataaaaaagaaattataataattaaaattaataaaaaaattagatttttacctaaaaagaaattttaattcaaataaaGACAAATCCTCTCTAGAATATACTAGAAATATTAAAAttcttctaaatattttttaaaaaaattatcaaaaaatagtaaaaaagatCCTAAAATGAGTTTAAACGTTGAAATTTTTAGATTAAAAATTTGACGATTATGATTTCACTCATAACaaatataaattttcaaattctaTATGTGTAACAACAGATAGAGCATAACCAACCCAACCCAATCAAATTCAAAGTGAATTACTAGTTAGCACCCactaataaataatatatatatatatatatatataattaaatttttaaatttgaattatacaTTGAACGAGTCAACCCAAAAGCCATTAgcttttttactttaattttaaatttcattaattcttcactttaattttaaattttgaaataaaaaattttctacTTAATATGCCagccaacccaagtccatcacaAACTACCCCGCCCATTTGGACCTGCAATCCACATAGACTAACCCAATTAGGACATTGATAAAATttcaattcaatttaaaattatttacagGGCAAACTAATCACCGAGTCCAATGCAAATTGGCTCTGAATAGAAAGGTATAATTCCAACTAATTACCTCTATTCaacacttcaatatatgcttGACGAGCGGCAATAGAATAAACAACccaaattttaaacaaaataatcTAAGTGTGCACGAGTGACAAATTGTGGTGTGGGCAAATGGACGAGCTAGTTTCTTCCAACAGACCTTCTAATGCCTCACAAAAGCTTGATTAATCTATTGTTTTGACTTTTAACACATGTCATATTGCATGTATCCCTCTCTTTGAAATGTACTCATAATTCTAAAACGACTTTCCTAACTTGATTACTTCGTCCATGAAAATTATATTTCCTGTAAAGGGGATACACAATCTGATCTGCTACTTTTTCTTATGTGTTTGCAGAACTCTCACATTTGCGATACAGAACGCTGGTTCATCACAATCGATAGATACCAAGTCCTGAGGGGTTGCTATGGATCTTCACTGGATGTAGATACCTGTGCGGCAACAGGATCTGAGTTAGCCTTGACCAAATTGTGTTTCCTCTCTGACTGCAGCGACCGGCATAAAGATTCAAGCTTTTCTTTTTGGGTTTTCACTTTATCCAGTTGTTTCTTCATTAATTCACGCTTTTGaaacataaagaaattaaaacaaTTAGCACATAATCGACAAACATAAGTAGGTAGTGAAAGGAGAACAATGACAAGTCGCGAAAAACATGCACGCAAAGATATGGACATGCATCTAGTAACAGAGTAAATTATGTTCTCATGAATTCAAACCAACAATGTTTGTCCCAATTATTTGGGATAAGCTAGATGAATCCTATTTCTCCATCAAGCtttttttaaaagtaatatcGCTACTgacatttaaaatatttaaatacttGAGACGACTAAAAACACTCTTGATGAAGAAAAAATAGTTGATATGTTATCAGACACGTCTTCCACGttatcaaaataattatttaGTATGCACTTGAAACAAATTTAGCAAAAACAAACACTTGAGACAACTAAAAATCACACACGTCTTCCACGTTATCACATTGACCATCTGAAGTGCATGGATAAAACTTGAGCCGAAAGTAAGTTAAATTGACCTTACCTCCTCAATGAGCTTCACGATTGCTATATCTGACTTCTCACATTTGCCCTTCAAGAACTCATTTTCTTTCTTAAGTTCCTTTATTAATTTTGTCATCTGATCAAAGTTCAAGTTACAATCAGCAAGTTcacttagttttctttgattcgGAGAGGATCACATGCAATACCAACTAGTAGTTAATCTGACCTTTTCCATCTCCAGCTTAAATGCTTCAAACACCTCATTACTTTTTGACAAAGCATCCTGCATAAAATTTCAATAGTATTAAACTATCTTGATTGAACAAAGTTTAACAAAATGAATAAACAGTTGATAATCATGAAAAAACTGAACATTTGAGTGGACAAAATACAAAAAAAGATAGACAATGGCATAGTTGGCAATGCCAGGATGGgttaatccaaaaatcatgataTCAATTGAACCAAGGACAGTAAATGAACCGAATGTTCATGAACAAGCCTGGTGttcagcttggtaagagcttgtttatgttcgttcaatatatacaagatcaattaaatgaacaagctTGAACAATTCGTTTAACTAAACGAACatacttgaacacatatgtgttcagctcgttaatgttcgtgaacaacttCGTGAGCAatgttcatcaataaaactcCCATCATCttgctaaataaataaactttcaaaataaacaaataaatttgtattatcaagctcaataactaattaaccaaacttaaaatataaaagtttcaaacaatcaaacaagtttaaattgagagctcgataacatctaaacgaaccaagctcaagtcaagctcaaaccaagcttaagctcaagctcaagctcataaaaaagaaatcaagccaagcttgaacaataat includes these proteins:
- the LOC122050936 gene encoding uncharacterized protein LOC122050936, giving the protein MAALKLFSLRNALRSTVAPQVCPLIRMNSLRRLSTESQTVQDASDDPFLRTPEEGLIYAKVTGIGWNTLKTDVINFFDESNLSTDDIKVEYTKAYNPVGMLLQFSSQSAFDLALKQNSRKGRLFKIEKVDRSHWDLTISYDGKAVMLEGLPLNSTIEDIERFLSGCNFDPSRFQTSVRPGFPDPVKLAIVHFMSRIDATNAFCWKNRNFCQNNPVSVRVLQ